From the Papaver somniferum cultivar HN1 chromosome 2, ASM357369v1, whole genome shotgun sequence genome, the window TACATCGTAGGTCTAATCAAACAAACAATCCAAATCATCAAATCAATATCTTCCAAAAACCTACTAATTATGTCCAATTAACAAAATTCGGGCGCCAATAATTCAAAAAATACACTCAGATCACGGGGGTGGTCCCgaaatattttctttctctctctcccgcctcctgaaaacaaaaaaaataagggTTTCATTTTATGAATCCGCGGCTAACCAAAAATTCGGAAAttcatcttcagtcttcaagagGTTAGTTACGCCAAATTAAAGCCCTATATTTTTTCTTATTCCCAGATCTACAGCAAAGattacttttttcttcttctatttcgtttattagggtttggtttttgtTCCTCACCATAGATTTATAGTTTTACTGATTCTTGTTGTTGTTATGTTTTTGATTCGAATCTGTTGCGATTTCTTTGTGAGTGATTCAGGTTTTATTCTTCGATTTTTTGTAGCGTAAAAAGGTGTGCTCTTTAGAACAGTGAAAAAAGTGTAAAAAAAgatatttagggtttttttttcctGCAAAGAAGTATAGAATTTGGGGAATTTTGATAACTGCAATGGTAGAAGGAGGTGTATCTGATGGATCTATTAGAAAACGTTCTGCTTTTTGTGATGTCACTAATGTTAATGGGAAAAGAGGGCTTAGTGCTTTGTCTGATGTTACTAATGTTCATGGGAAACGAGTGCTTACTTCTTCGCTGGTCAATTCGAATAGCAAAAGTGGAATTGGGTATGGAGAAAATAGGGAAAATATGGATTTAGGGATTGCTAAAAGGGTTTGTCAAGGGCTTGATAAATCAGTCAAGGTAAAATCAAAATCTGAAGTTGTTGAGGGAACCAAGAAGAATGAGTTGTTGCAGTTGTCTAAATCTAAACAATTATGTGGTTCAGACAATGCGGCTTCTGTAGGTAAGTCTCCTCAAGCAAAGGCAGTGCCTGGAGTACCTAGGATATCTCATGAAGTTAAGGAGCCTACGAGTATGTCAAAGAAAGATCATCATTCTGAAAAGGGAGAAGTAGTGAGGCAAGAATTGTCAGAAACGGGTACTACTACTAGTATTTCAATGCACGCGGGCGATGCACAGTGTGGAAAAGATGAGAACTCCGTGCTTAATGTAACTGACGGGAAATGCAAAGATGATAAAGAAATGAGGGGTGTTGAAGTTGTTAAAACTACTTCTAGTGTCATGTGCGATGGACAATGCATAAAGGATGTGAACTTTTCACTAAATGAAACTGATGAGAAATGCAAAGATGATAAAGAAATGATTATTACTGAAGTCGTTGAAACTACCTCTAGTGTCATGGGTGATGGACACTGCGGTAAGGATGAGAACTCACTACCAAATGTAACTGATGGGAAACGCAAAGATGATAAAGAAGTGAGCAATACTGAAGTTGTTAAAGCTAATTCTAGTTCAGTGCACATGGGTGATGATGGACAGTGCAAGAAAGATGAGAATTCACTACTAAATGTAACTGATGGAAAATGCAAAGATGATAAAGAAGCAAGTAATACTGAAGCTGTTAAAACTTTTGTTGATCTGGATCCTGATACTGAAGAGTTGACCATTTCAGATGTTGGAAATGATGACAAGGGAATGGATGACGATGATGTGACCTCAAACAAGACTAGTTCAACTGTGGGCTTAGAGCCTTCTCAATCATCAAATTCTAAGTTTTACGAACCAGAAAGATGCACAGGTTTTAATGGTAGTGGTAGTTCAAACTGTGCTACTGGTCTA encodes:
- the LOC113347506 gene encoding uncharacterized protein LOC113347506 isoform X2 — protein: MVEGGVSDGSIRKRSAFCDVTNVNGKRGLSALSDVTNVHGKRVLTSSLVNSNSKSGIGYGENRENMDLGIAKRVCQGLDKSVKVKSKSEVVEGTKKNELLQLSKSKQLCGSDNAASVGKSPQAKAVPGVPRISHEVKEPTSMSKKDHHSEKGEVVRQELSETGTTTSISMHAGDAQCGKDENSVLNVTDGKCKDDKEMRGVEVVKTTSSVMCDGQCIKDVNFSLNETDEKCKDDKEMIITEVVETTSSVMGDGHCGKDENSLPNVTDGKRKDDKEVSNTEVVKANSSSVHMGDDGQCKKDENSLLNVTDGKCKDDKEASNTEAVKTFVDLDPDTEELTISDVGNDDKGMDDDDVTSNKTSSTVGLEPSQSSNSKFYEPERCTGFNGSGSSNCATGLEMLKTCSCSFCLKAAHIWSDLHYQDTKGRISALKKSRKEQSSLLTLKDLRDSCKADLEMITGDPSKKK
- the LOC113347506 gene encoding uncharacterized protein LOC113347506 isoform X1; the protein is MVEGGVSDGSIRKRSAFCDVTNVNGKRGLSALSDVTNVHGKRVLTSSLVNSNSKSGIGYGENRENMDLGIAKRVCQGLDKSVKVKSKSEVVEGTKKNELLQLSKSKQLCGSDNAASVGKSPQAKAVPGVPRISHEVKEPTSMSKKDHHSEKGEVVRQELSETGTTTSISMHAGDAQCGKDENSVLNVTDGKCKDDKEMRGVEVVKTTSSVMCDGQCIKDVNFSLNETDEKCKDDKEMIITEVVETTSSVMGDGHCGKDENSLPNVTDGKRKDDKEVSNTEVVKANSSSVHMGDDGQCKKDENSLLNVTDGKCKDDKEASNTEAVKTFVDLDPDTEELTISDVGNDDKGMDDDDVTSNKTSSTVGLEPSQSSNSKFYEPERCTGFNGSGSSNCATGLEMLKTCSCSFCLKAAHIWSDLHYQDTKGRISALKKSRKEVRILVEKSSIPADFAKYCQGNSNKSMKLEFELMDRWRSLFLHTEDILVRESTHLQSSLLTLKDLRDSCKADLEMITGDPSKKK